From one Flavobacterium sp. N502536 genomic stretch:
- a CDS encoding phenylacetate--CoA ligase family protein codes for MISLFDISLQLNGFPIKKAKAELDEIRNLSEEQYVRFLQQKKEEIVAFHLENNSFYKELIGDITELKWENLPILNKQNLQKPLEERLSKGYSRKNIYLNKTSGSSGTPFIFAKDRYCHALTWTSIFMRFGWYHIDFNHSYQARFYGIPMDFIGYHKERIKDFLTHRFRFPVFDLSDTVLEKFLRKFKTKKFDYINGYTSSIVLFAKYLEQKNLILKEVCPTLNACFVTSEMLFESDKKLLEKQFGIPVINEYGASELDLIAFENPNGDWQVNAETLFVEILDENNQVLPYGNEGRIVITSLFNKAHPFIRYDIGDIGILDEKSTLQKPILKKLTGRTNDIATLPSGKKSPGLTFYYVTKSIIEDDGNVKEFTIKQMQLDSFEIEYVSDLELNASQIQKIKKAISLYLEPNLNFSFTRKNVLERSKSGKLKQFKSYL; via the coding sequence ATGATTTCTCTTTTCGATATTTCACTGCAATTAAATGGTTTTCCGATAAAGAAAGCCAAAGCTGAATTGGATGAAATCAGGAATTTATCGGAAGAACAATATGTTCGCTTTCTTCAGCAGAAAAAAGAAGAAATTGTAGCTTTTCATCTCGAAAATAACTCATTTTATAAAGAACTGATCGGGGACATAACCGAATTGAAATGGGAAAATTTACCCATATTAAACAAACAAAATTTACAAAAACCGCTCGAAGAAAGACTCTCAAAAGGTTATTCCAGAAAAAACATATACCTCAACAAAACATCCGGATCCAGTGGTACTCCCTTTATTTTTGCTAAAGATAGATACTGCCATGCCCTAACCTGGACTTCTATTTTTATGCGTTTCGGCTGGTACCATATCGACTTTAATCACTCCTATCAGGCTCGTTTTTATGGTATTCCGATGGATTTTATTGGCTATCACAAAGAACGTATTAAGGATTTTTTGACGCATCGTTTCCGGTTTCCGGTTTTTGATTTATCCGATACTGTTCTCGAAAAATTTCTACGAAAGTTTAAAACTAAAAAATTCGATTATATCAACGGATATACAAGTTCAATCGTTTTGTTTGCCAAATACTTAGAACAAAAGAACCTTATTTTAAAAGAAGTTTGCCCTACTTTAAATGCCTGTTTTGTCACTTCCGAAATGCTTTTTGAATCGGACAAAAAACTTTTAGAAAAACAATTCGGAATTCCGGTTATCAATGAATACGGTGCTTCAGAATTGGATTTGATTGCTTTTGAAAACCCAAACGGCGATTGGCAAGTAAATGCTGAAACCCTGTTTGTTGAAATTTTAGACGAAAACAATCAGGTTTTGCCTTATGGTAATGAAGGCCGCATTGTCATTACCTCTTTATTCAACAAAGCACATCCCTTTATTAGATATGATATTGGTGATATTGGAATTTTAGACGAAAAAAGTACACTACAAAAGCCTATTCTAAAAAAACTGACTGGAAGAACCAACGACATTGCGACTCTCCCAAGCGGCAAAAAATCACCCGGTTTGACTTTTTATTATGTAACCAAAAGCATTATTGAAGATGACGGAAATGTTAAAGAATTTACCATCAAACAAATGCAATTAGACTCTTTTGAAATTGAATATGTAAGTGATCTTGAATTAAATGCATCTCAAATTCAAAAAATAAAAAAGGCAATTTCTCTGTATTTAGAACCAAATTTGAATTTTAGTTTTACCCGAAAAAACGTCTTAGAAAGAAGCAAAAGCGGAAAGTTAAAACAATTTAAATCTTATCTTTAA
- the upp gene encoding uracil phosphoribosyltransferase, whose translation MKIHYISKNNSVLNHFLGQIRNVNVQNDSMRFRRNIERIGEIMAYELSKDLAYKNVEIQTPLGIKETTEIESDLVLCSILRAGLPLHNGFLNYFDHAENSFVSACRYHPNNDAEFEIRVEYQAVSNINDKTVLLLDPMLATGQSIVAVHEKLIQNATPKEIHIVVVIAAPEGVAFLEQNLPENCHLWVAALDEKLNEKNYIVPGLGDAGDLAYGSKL comes from the coding sequence ATGAAAATCCATTATATCTCCAAAAACAACAGTGTCTTAAATCATTTTTTAGGCCAAATCAGAAATGTAAATGTTCAAAACGACAGTATGCGTTTTCGAAGAAATATTGAAAGAATTGGCGAAATTATGGCTTATGAACTGAGCAAGGATCTGGCATATAAAAATGTCGAAATTCAAACTCCTCTAGGCATTAAAGAAACAACCGAGATAGAAAGTGATTTGGTTTTATGTTCCATTCTAAGAGCTGGTTTACCGTTGCATAATGGTTTTTTAAATTACTTTGATCATGCCGAAAACAGCTTTGTTTCGGCTTGCAGGTATCATCCAAATAACGATGCCGAATTTGAAATCCGGGTTGAATATCAAGCGGTTTCAAACATAAACGATAAAACGGTTTTACTTCTCGATCCAATGCTGGCAACAGGTCAGTCTATTGTTGCGGTTCACGAAAAACTAATTCAAAACGCAACTCCAAAAGAGATTCATATTGTAGTGGTTATCGCAGCGCCAGAGGGTGTTGCTTTTCTTGAGCAAAATCTTCCTGAAAACTGTCATTTATGGGTAGCTGCTTTAGACGAAAAGCTAAACGAGAAGAACTACATTGTTCCGGGTCTTGGTGATGCAGGCGATCTTGCTTACGGAAGTAAATTATAA
- a CDS encoding UDP-glucuronic acid decarboxylase family protein translates to MKRILITGAAGFLGSHLCDRFIKEGYYVIGMDNLITGDLKNIEHLFKLEHFEFYHHDITKFVHIPGDLDYILHFASPASPIDYLKIPIQTLKVGSLGTHNLLGLARVKKARILIASTSEVYGDPLVHPQTEEYYGNVNTIGPRGVYDEAKRFQESITMAYHTFHGVETRIVRIFNTYGPRMRLNDGRVIPAFIGQALRGEDLTIFGDGMQTRSFCYVDDQVEGIFRLLHSDYVYPVNIGNPDEITIKDFAEEIIKLTGTNQKVVYHPLPINDPLQRQPDTTKAKELLGWEAKVSRSEGMKITYDYFRSLSKEELSKEEHKDFSNYIK, encoded by the coding sequence ATGAAAAGAATACTTATTACAGGAGCAGCAGGATTTCTGGGATCGCATTTATGTGATCGTTTTATCAAAGAAGGATACTATGTTATCGGAATGGATAATTTGATTACCGGAGATCTTAAAAACATAGAACATTTATTCAAGTTAGAACATTTCGAGTTTTACCATCACGATATTACCAAGTTTGTACACATTCCGGGTGATTTAGATTATATACTGCATTTTGCTTCGCCGGCAAGCCCCATAGATTATTTAAAAATTCCAATTCAGACTTTAAAAGTAGGATCTCTCGGAACACATAATTTATTGGGATTGGCCCGTGTAAAAAAGGCCAGAATTTTAATTGCTTCTACATCCGAAGTTTACGGAGATCCGTTGGTTCACCCACAAACCGAAGAGTACTATGGAAACGTAAATACAATTGGACCACGAGGGGTGTATGATGAAGCAAAACGCTTTCAGGAATCGATCACAATGGCTTATCATACGTTTCATGGCGTAGAAACGAGAATCGTGCGTATTTTTAATACCTACGGACCAAGAATGCGTTTGAATGACGGACGTGTAATTCCGGCTTTTATCGGACAGGCATTACGTGGGGAAGATTTAACGATTTTTGGTGACGGAATGCAAACGCGCTCTTTTTGTTATGTAGATGATCAGGTTGAAGGTATTTTCAGACTGCTGCATTCAGATTATGTGTATCCGGTAAATATTGGAAATCCGGATGAAATCACAATTAAAGATTTCGCAGAAGAGATCATTAAACTAACAGGAACCAATCAAAAGGTAGTCTACCATCCATTACCAATAAATGATCCGTTACAACGCCAGCCAGACACTACAAAAGCAAAAGAGCTGTTGGGTTGGGAAGCAAAAGTAAGCCGCTCTGAAGGAATGAAGATTACTTATGATTATTTCAGATCACTTTCAAAAGAAGAGCTTTCAAAAGAAGAACACAAAGATTTTTCGAATTATATCAAATAA
- a CDS encoding glycosyltransferase family 9 protein has protein sequence MRLSAMGDVAMTVPVLRAFVKQYPTVKITVISRPFFKPFFDGIPNLEFFAFDEKERHKGFAGLLTLYADVKKLKIDAFADLHNVLRSKIVSLLFALSGKKRATVDKGRDGKKELTRAENKFFKQLPTMFERHAKVFEKLGFSLDLSNPEYPAKAELSSDIVEIIGNQNQKLIGIAPFAQYDSKVYPQDLMQEVIAKLAENKAYKILLFGGGKKEIEILDSLSEPFENVINMAGKIKFQQELQLISNLDVMLSMDSGNAHIAAMLGVKVITLWGATHPYAGFLPFGQTLENALTSDRNQYPKLPTSVYGNKIVEGYEDAMRSISPKDIVEKIQLSI, from the coding sequence ATGAGACTATCCGCAATGGGAGATGTCGCCATGACGGTTCCTGTTTTACGCGCTTTTGTAAAACAGTATCCAACGGTTAAAATCACCGTAATATCGCGTCCGTTTTTTAAACCATTTTTTGATGGAATCCCAAATCTTGAGTTTTTTGCTTTTGATGAAAAAGAACGTCACAAAGGATTTGCAGGACTTTTAACATTGTACGCCGATGTAAAAAAACTTAAAATTGATGCTTTTGCAGATCTTCATAACGTTCTGAGATCTAAAATTGTAAGTCTTCTTTTTGCTTTAAGCGGAAAAAAAAGAGCTACAGTTGATAAAGGCCGTGATGGTAAAAAAGAATTAACGCGCGCCGAGAATAAATTTTTTAAGCAATTGCCAACCATGTTCGAAAGACACGCAAAAGTGTTTGAAAAACTTGGTTTTTCTTTAGATTTATCCAATCCGGAATATCCCGCAAAGGCAGAATTAAGTTCAGATATTGTAGAAATCATTGGCAACCAAAACCAAAAATTAATTGGGATTGCACCTTTTGCCCAATACGATTCTAAAGTTTATCCGCAAGATCTGATGCAGGAAGTTATTGCTAAACTGGCTGAAAACAAAGCGTATAAAATTTTACTTTTTGGAGGAGGAAAGAAAGAAATTGAAATTCTGGATTCGCTTTCAGAACCATTTGAAAATGTAATTAATATGGCTGGAAAAATTAAATTTCAGCAGGAATTACAGCTTATCAGTAATCTGGACGTCATGCTTTCTATGGATTCCGGAAACGCCCATATCGCTGCAATGCTGGGAGTAAAAGTCATTACACTTTGGGGTGCTACACATCCATATGCAGGTTTTTTACCGTTCGGACAAACTCTGGAAAATGCTTTGACTTCAGACCGAAATCAATATCCAAAATTGCCCACATCGGTTTATGGAAATAAAATCGTTGAAGGTTATGAAGACGCTATGAGGTCGATTTCTCCAAAAGATATAGTAGAGAAGATTCAGTTAAGCATATAA
- a CDS encoding DUF4254 domain-containing protein: MFSKLAYSVFEQSIKDYHQFDNVDQPINNPYPKDKFEHLLYLKNWIDTVQWHFEDIIRDPQIDPVAALTLKRRIDASNQERTDMVEYIDSYFLQKYSDVKVKDGAKINSESPAWAFDRLSILALKIYHMHEEATRAEASQEHRDKCQEKLNVLLEQRSDLSTAIDDLLTDIENGDKFMKVYKQMKMYNDDELNPVLYQNKK, from the coding sequence ATGTTTTCAAAATTAGCATATTCTGTTTTCGAACAAAGCATCAAAGATTATCACCAATTTGATAATGTTGATCAACCTATAAACAATCCTTACCCAAAGGATAAGTTTGAGCATTTATTGTATTTAAAAAACTGGATTGACACCGTTCAATGGCATTTTGAGGATATTATTCGTGATCCGCAAATTGATCCGGTAGCAGCGTTGACGTTAAAAAGAAGAATCGATGCTTCAAACCAGGAGCGTACAGATATGGTTGAATACATTGACAGCTACTTTTTGCAAAAATACAGTGATGTAAAAGTAAAAGATGGTGCAAAAATCAATTCTGAAAGTCCGGCATGGGCTTTTGATAGATTGTCTATTTTAGCTTTAAAAATTTATCACATGCATGAAGAAGCCACTCGTGCTGAAGCTTCACAAGAACATAGAGATAAATGTCAGGAGAAATTAAACGTGCTTTTAGAGCAAAGAAGTGATTTATCAACTGCAATTGATGATCTATTGACTGACATCGAAAATGGAGATAAATTCATGAAAGTGTACAAACAAATGAAAATGTACAATGACGATGAATTGAATCCAGTTTTATACCAAAACAAAAAATAA
- the wecB gene encoding non-hydrolyzing UDP-N-acetylglucosamine 2-epimerase yields MKITLIAGARPNFIKIAPLINAIQNKQNEGFDVSFRLVHTGQHYDKNLSDTFFEELNIPKPNVNLEVKSGSQAEQTAAIMIAFEKELLQNPTDLVLVVGDVNSTMACSIVAKKCNTKVAHVEAGIRSGDLTMPEEINRMLTDSITDYFFTTSTSASENLLKLGSDPENVHFVGNVMIDTLYQNINRISPPDFWEEHQLSEKNYVVLTLHRPGNVDEVSSLIALLQGIDDLVTDKKILFPIHPRTQAILGERAISFKNIIFVAPQSYLNFMYLVKNSFAVITDSGGISEETTVMGIPCFTMRNNTERPETETIGSNTIVGTSLENLQKVFHSFLKNGPRKSAIPELWDGKASERIVSILLDKN; encoded by the coding sequence ATGAAAATCACCCTAATCGCAGGTGCAAGACCTAATTTTATAAAAATAGCGCCCCTTATTAATGCTATACAAAACAAACAAAATGAAGGTTTTGATGTTTCGTTTCGATTGGTTCACACAGGTCAGCATTACGATAAAAATTTAAGTGATACTTTTTTTGAAGAATTAAATATTCCCAAACCAAATGTAAATCTGGAGGTAAAAAGCGGTTCGCAGGCCGAGCAAACTGCCGCAATTATGATTGCTTTTGAGAAGGAATTACTTCAAAATCCTACTGATTTGGTTTTGGTTGTTGGTGATGTAAATTCAACTATGGCATGTTCAATCGTAGCTAAAAAATGCAATACCAAGGTAGCGCATGTTGAAGCAGGAATTCGTTCCGGAGATTTAACAATGCCCGAGGAAATCAATAGAATGTTGACAGATAGTATTACCGATTACTTTTTTACAACCTCAACTTCAGCCTCAGAAAATTTATTAAAATTAGGATCCGATCCTGAAAATGTACATTTCGTGGGAAATGTTATGATCGATACTTTATACCAAAACATCAATAGAATTTCTCCTCCTGATTTTTGGGAAGAACATCAGCTTAGTGAAAAAAACTACGTGGTTCTAACCTTACACCGCCCCGGAAATGTCGACGAGGTTTCTTCTCTTATTGCTTTGCTTCAGGGAATTGATGATTTGGTTACTGACAAAAAAATACTGTTTCCTATTCATCCAAGAACACAGGCTATTTTGGGAGAACGTGCAATTTCTTTTAAAAACATCATTTTTGTTGCGCCTCAAAGTTACCTGAATTTTATGTATTTAGTAAAAAACAGTTTTGCGGTTATTACCGATAGCGGTGGTATTTCTGAAGAAACAACTGTAATGGGAATTCCTTGTTTTACAATGCGAAATAACACTGAGCGTCCTGAAACCGAAACCATAGGCTCTAACACTATTGTGGGAACGTCCTTAGAAAATTTACAAAAGGTATTTCACTCATTCTTAAAAAATGGCCCACGAAAAAGTGCTATTCCGGAGCTTTGGGATGGAAAAGCATCTGAGCGAATTGTTTCAATTTTATTGGATAAAAACTAA
- a CDS encoding DUF6427 family protein, producing MITSVFKKSTPLNYSLVVILILVFFFLFQIQEPSWMSSYFLAFQKVSLLCFILASFFLINFIVKKNGLSKDNGYAILFYLLFLLFFPTIFNNANVIYANFFVLLALRRLISLQSLKASKEKIFDASFWILIASLFQFWCILFLILVFISIVFHVSRDYRNWILPFIALVAVSIIFLLISLIFHIDITEFFQKRAVIDFNIDYFKSNYENGALSIYVAVALFFVVSMLMTLSNRPQIVHSSYKKVVACFFIAAFVYILSTDKSNDLLFFSIAPLTIMAASHVEYMQQKLNNEIVFYVLILCSLFTFFSQL from the coding sequence ATGATAACAAGTGTTTTTAAAAAATCTACGCCATTAAATTATTCATTGGTCGTAATTTTGATACTGGTTTTCTTTTTTCTTTTTCAAATTCAGGAACCATCATGGATGAGTTCTTATTTTTTGGCGTTCCAAAAAGTGAGTTTGTTGTGCTTTATTTTGGCCTCTTTTTTCCTGATTAATTTTATCGTAAAAAAGAACGGACTCAGTAAAGACAATGGATACGCGATACTTTTTTACTTATTGTTTCTGTTGTTTTTCCCCACAATATTTAACAATGCCAATGTAATATATGCCAACTTTTTTGTACTCCTGGCACTTCGAAGATTAATTTCGCTGCAATCTTTGAAAGCTTCAAAAGAAAAAATATTCGATGCTTCATTTTGGATTTTAATAGCCTCTTTATTTCAATTTTGGTGTATTCTCTTCCTGATTTTAGTTTTTATCTCCATAGTTTTTCATGTTTCGAGAGATTATAGAAACTGGATTTTACCATTTATAGCGCTTGTGGCGGTATCGATTATCTTTTTATTGATCTCTTTAATCTTCCATATTGATATAACTGAATTTTTTCAGAAACGTGCTGTAATCGATTTTAACATTGATTATTTTAAGAGCAATTACGAAAACGGAGCACTTTCAATTTATGTGGCTGTAGCTTTATTTTTTGTGGTTTCGATGCTGATGACATTGTCTAATCGACCGCAAATAGTACATTCTTCATACAAAAAAGTAGTGGCATGTTTTTTTATTGCGGCCTTTGTGTACATTCTTTCAACAGATAAAAGCAACGATTTACTCTTTTTTAGCATTGCTCCTTTGACGATCATGGCAGCAAGCCATGTAGAGTATATGCAACAAAAACTGAATAACGAAATTGTTTTTTACGTGTTGATTTTGTGCAGTTTATTTACGTTTTTCTCACAGTTATAA
- the purD gene encoding phosphoribosylamine--glycine ligase, with protein sequence MTILLLGSGGREHAFAWKMTQSPLCEKLFVAPGNAGTAEIATNVAMSPTDFDAIKAFVIQENVKMVVVGPEDPLVKGIYDYFKNDESLQHIPVIGPSKLGAQLEGSKEFAKEFLMKHNIPTAAYDSFTAETVENGCAFLETLQPPYVLKADGLAAGKGVLIIQDLEEAKTELRNMLVHEKFGAASSKVVIEEFLDGIELSCFVLTDGKSYKILPTAKDYKRIGEGDTGLNTGGMGAVSPVPYVDAVLMEKIETRIVKPTIEGFQKDGIEYKGFVFIGLINVKNEPIVIEYNVRMGDPETEVVVPRLQSDLVELFLSVANQKLDSFELEVDPRSATTIMVVSGGYPEDFEKGKVITGLENVTDSIVFHAGTKIEGEIIVSNGGRVLTVTSYGDDFQQAIKKSYQNIDKLNFDKMYFRKDIGFDLL encoded by the coding sequence ATGACAATTTTACTATTGGGATCCGGCGGAAGAGAGCATGCTTTTGCTTGGAAAATGACTCAGAGTCCACTTTGCGAAAAACTTTTTGTTGCACCAGGAAATGCAGGAACGGCGGAAATTGCTACAAACGTTGCAATGTCTCCAACAGATTTTGATGCAATCAAAGCATTTGTAATTCAGGAAAATGTAAAAATGGTGGTCGTAGGACCAGAAGATCCTTTGGTAAAAGGGATTTACGATTATTTTAAAAACGACGAGAGTTTACAACATATTCCGGTTATTGGCCCATCAAAATTGGGAGCTCAATTAGAAGGAAGTAAAGAATTTGCCAAAGAGTTTTTAATGAAACATAATATTCCAACTGCGGCTTACGACAGTTTTACTGCCGAAACAGTAGAGAATGGATGTGCTTTCTTAGAAACATTACAGCCTCCATATGTTTTAAAAGCAGACGGTTTGGCAGCAGGAAAAGGAGTTTTGATTATTCAGGATTTAGAAGAAGCTAAAACAGAATTGAGAAACATGCTGGTTCACGAAAAATTTGGAGCAGCAAGTTCAAAAGTAGTAATCGAAGAATTTTTGGACGGAATAGAATTAAGCTGTTTTGTTCTGACTGACGGGAAAAGCTATAAAATTTTACCAACAGCAAAGGATTACAAACGTATTGGTGAAGGCGATACAGGTTTAAATACAGGTGGAATGGGAGCTGTTTCTCCGGTTCCTTATGTTGATGCTGTTTTGATGGAAAAAATTGAAACGCGTATTGTAAAACCAACTATTGAAGGTTTCCAGAAAGATGGAATTGAATATAAAGGATTTGTATTTATTGGTTTAATTAATGTGAAAAACGAACCAATCGTTATTGAGTACAATGTAAGAATGGGAGATCCTGAGACTGAAGTTGTAGTACCAAGATTACAATCAGATTTAGTTGAATTGTTCCTTTCAGTGGCCAATCAAAAATTAGACTCATTCGAATTAGAGGTTGATCCGAGAAGTGCAACTACAATTATGGTGGTTTCTGGCGGATATCCGGAAGATTTTGAAAAAGGAAAAGTAATTACAGGTTTAGAAAACGTTACTGATTCTATTGTTTTTCATGCAGGAACAAAAATAGAAGGTGAGATTATCGTTAGTAATGGAGGACGTGTATTGACCGTAACTTCTTATGGAGACGATTTCCAACAGGCCATAAAAAAATCTTACCAAAATATAGATAAACTAAATTTTGATAAGATGTATTTTAGAAAAGATATTGGCTTCGACTTACTTTAA
- a CDS encoding DUF6341 family protein has protein sequence MTAFFEGIQYLFVNILFAPLDFLRRLELVTWFGANTINWIFMIICSCAIVYWIKQLRIFDDAGTENQDTTAHSFLK, from the coding sequence ATGACAGCTTTTTTTGAAGGAATACAGTACTTATTCGTTAACATTTTATTCGCACCACTTGATTTTTTACGTCGTTTAGAACTTGTTACCTGGTTTGGTGCTAATACTATTAACTGGATTTTTATGATCATCTGTTCATGCGCAATCGTTTATTGGATCAAACAATTACGCATTTTTGATGACGCCGGAACTGAAAACCAAGATACTACAGCTCACTCTTTTTTAAAGTAA
- a CDS encoding ORF6N domain-containing protein gives MKDQSLLSEEIISNKIYYIRNQKVMLDSDLALLYDVETKRLNEQVKRNLSRFPSDFMFQLTENEFENLKSQIATSSWGGSRKLPFVFTEHGILMLSSVLKSDKAIQTNIQIMRIFTKVRQMLLDTTEIKVDILQIQKKLENHDKNIELVFSYLDELTEKKENESERVKIGYKK, from the coding sequence ATGAAGGATCAATCTTTACTTTCTGAAGAAATTATTTCCAACAAAATATATTACATCCGCAATCAAAAAGTAATGTTAGATAGTGATTTGGCATTGCTTTATGATGTGGAAACGAAAAGATTAAATGAACAAGTCAAAAGAAATTTATCACGATTTCCTTCAGATTTCATGTTTCAACTTACTGAAAACGAATTTGAAAACTTGAAGTCGCAAATTGCGACTTCAAGTTGGGGCGGAAGCAGAAAATTACCTTTTGTTTTCACTGAACATGGTATTTTAATGCTCTCAAGTGTCTTAAAAAGTGACAAAGCAATTCAAACCAATATTCAGATCATGCGCATTTTCACAAAAGTGAGACAAATGCTTTTGGATACAACTGAAATAAAAGTTGATATTCTTCAGATTCAAAAGAAATTAGAAAATCATGATAAGAATATTGAATTGGTTTTTTCTTATTTAGATGAATTAACAGAAAAAAAAGAAAATGAAAGTGAAAGAGTGAAAATTGGATATAAAAAATAG
- a CDS encoding glycosyltransferase family 4 protein, producing the protein MNDILIISNYYPPEKGAAANRIEQLALKLNQNGYEVSVISPLPNYPKGELFPEYKGRFSVTEKIQNITLKRLWIYPSNSPNIFKRIVSTLSFSTALFFYLLFAKTPKKVIVQSPPLLLSFISVFVLWLKRKTIILNVSDLWPTAAIELQVLKKNSVSHKILLFIERFIYQKATHIFGQSNEIITHIHSIFPEKKCFLYRNYPDHFVENFLEEKDNSGEPIRLFYAGLLGVAQGVFELIQQMKLENSNIELHIFGDGAEKAQIVNYLNENPTKKIVFHGMLERNVLHETLKSLDIALVPLKTRIYGSVPSKIFEYSALGFPVFYFGGGEGEDIVIENNLGWVVPVENFQDLNTTLIEISGLGKEEIQKMKKTIFFHAKNHFNLDQQMKKLIENNAF; encoded by the coding sequence ATGAACGATATTCTGATTATATCAAACTATTATCCACCTGAAAAAGGTGCTGCCGCCAATAGAATAGAACAGCTTGCTTTAAAATTAAATCAAAATGGATATGAAGTTTCGGTAATTTCTCCGCTTCCAAATTACCCGAAAGGTGAATTATTTCCGGAATACAAAGGCCGGTTTTCTGTTACTGAGAAGATTCAGAACATTACATTAAAACGCCTTTGGATTTATCCAAGTAACAGCCCGAATATCTTTAAACGAATAGTTTCGACACTTTCCTTTTCAACTGCTTTATTCTTCTATTTATTATTTGCCAAAACACCTAAAAAAGTTATTGTACAATCACCACCATTGCTGCTCTCTTTTATTTCTGTTTTTGTCCTTTGGCTGAAGCGTAAAACCATAATTTTGAATGTTTCAGATCTTTGGCCTACCGCTGCTATCGAATTACAGGTACTTAAGAAAAATAGTGTTTCGCACAAGATTTTGCTTTTTATTGAACGGTTTATTTACCAAAAAGCCACACACATTTTTGGGCAATCTAACGAAATCATTACTCATATTCATTCGATCTTTCCTGAAAAAAAATGCTTTTTGTATCGCAATTATCCGGATCATTTTGTTGAAAATTTCCTGGAGGAAAAAGACAATTCCGGAGAACCCATTAGATTATTCTACGCCGGATTATTGGGGGTTGCACAAGGTGTTTTTGAACTTATTCAACAAATGAAACTTGAAAACAGTAACATCGAACTTCATATTTTTGGTGACGGGGCTGAGAAAGCTCAGATTGTGAATTACCTTAATGAAAATCCAACTAAAAAAATTGTTTTTCACGGAATGTTAGAACGTAACGTTTTGCATGAAACTTTGAAAAGCTTAGACATTGCCCTTGTTCCGCTTAAAACGAGAATTTATGGATCTGTTCCTTCAAAAATATTCGAATACAGTGCTTTGGGTTTTCCTGTTTTTTATTTTGGAGGCGGTGAAGGTGAAGATATAGTAATCGAAAATAACTTGGGCTGGGTCGTTCCCGTTGAAAACTTTCAGGATTTAAACACCACTTTGATCGAGATCTCCGGACTTGGTAAAGAAGAAATTCAAAAAATGAAAAAGACTATTTTTTTTCATGCAAAAAATCATTTTAATCTGGATCAGCAAATGAAAAAACTCATCGAAAATAATGCTTTTTAA